A stretch of Carya illinoinensis cultivar Pawnee chromosome 14, C.illinoinensisPawnee_v1, whole genome shotgun sequence DNA encodes these proteins:
- the LOC122294362 gene encoding receptor-like serine/threonine-protein kinase NCRK isoform X1 codes for MKLHTAVAIAYLSSLIWIQQIHCDELSDTSGINKWICKCSYTYQGNHSYAVKSNCSTSCDCIPDSGGNGSTWTCTCTAKGFPKLASENLDTNCFTACQCTYGSLSMARVSKKHISSKVVVIILLLCVILTTFAFLASALCYIYRRDKRPIQAPMVSSDKETSCNSATNLLSLRTSSALESETTIDFSISTFTGCFQNPSSLFRNRRWNIHGTIIQFSYSQLESATKNFSNSNLIGVGGSSYVYHGQLRNGRTVAIKRLKTWGEPDAESLFLTEIELLSRLHHCHVVPLLGYCSESFGKTTERLLVFEYMPNGNLRECLDGNSGRDIDWATRVAIAIGAARGLEYLHEAAAPRVLHSDVKSTNILLDDTWRAKITDLGMAKCLRADGLPSSSNSQEKMLGTFGYFAPEYAIIGKASLKSDVFSFGVVLLELISGRKPIYKSTNKGEESLVIWATPRLQDRRRVIMELADPCLNGNFPEEEMQIMAYLAKECLLLDPDDRPTMSEVVQILSTMAPQKSRRRNIPLYFYQRSSPQGIRSGSHIQRPNNQVEKKPVPSSKRSSQCSLQLSAGPIDVEEARLAPLTKESTSCYLPVDVDGILRSENSSKEADSISANYIQSLILLSASVRSCRASDDEMVDLTEPRFESFCMSNIKTT; via the exons ATGAAGCTTCACACAGCAGTTGCCATTGCTTATCTCAGCAGCTTGATTTGGATTCAACAGATTCATTGTG ATGAACTTTCTGATACTTCTGGCATAAACAAATGGATATGTAAATGTTCTTATACATATCAAGGAAATCATAGTTATGCTGTTAAATCCAACTGTTCTACATCATGTGATTGCATTCCAG ATTCTGGAGGAAATGGGAGCACATGGACGTGTACATGTACTGCCAAAGGGTTCCCTAAGTTAGCTTCTGAAAATCTTGATACCAACTGTTTTACAGCCTGCCAATGCACTTATG GATCTCTCAGCATGGCGCGTGTCTCAAAAAAGCACATTTCAAGCAAAGTTGTTGTTATTATTCTGTTACTGTGTGTTATTCTCACAACTTTTGCATTTCTGGCCTCTGCCTTGTGCTACATCTATCGAAGGGACAAGCGCCCTATTCAAGCACCAATGGTCTCATCTGATAAAGAAACAAGTTGTAATAGTGCTACCAACTTATTAAGTCTTAGGACTTCTTCAGCACTGGAAAGTGAAACTACTATAGATTTCTCCATAAGTACTTTCACAG GATGCTTTCAGAACCCTTCTTCATTATTTAGAAACAGAAGATGGAATATACATGGAACTATCATCCAATTTTCATATTCTCAGTTGGAAAGCGCAACCAAAAATTTCTCAAACTCTAATCTTATTGGAGTTGGAGGAAGCAGCTATGTTTATCATGGTCAGCTCAGAAATGGCAGAACTGTGGCAATTAAGCGACTAAAAACTTGGGGAGAACCAGATGCAGAATCTCTATTTTTAACAGAG ATTGAACTACTATCCAGACTTCACCATTGTCATGTGGTGCCTTTGCTTGGCTACTGTTCAGAATCCTTTGGAAAAACTACTGAGAGGCTGCTGGTATTTGAGTACATGCCTAATGGTAATTTGAGAGAATGTTTGGATGGGAACTCGGGGAGAGACATAGATTGGGCTACTCGAGTTGCAATTGCAATTGGAGCTGCAAGAGGCTTGGAATATCTTCATGAAGCAGCCGCTCCAAGGGTTCTGCATAGTGATGTCAAATCAACAAACATTCTCCTGGATGATACTTGGAGAGCAAAA ATAACTGATCTTGGTATGGCTAAATGCTTAAGAGCTGATGGTCTCCCCAGCAGTTCCAATTCTCAAGAAAAAATGCTAGGGACTTTTGGCTATTTTGCACCAGAGTATGCTATTATAGGAAAAGCCTCACTCAAATCAGATGTTTTCAGTTTTGGGGTAGTTCTTCTTGAGCTTATTAGTGGTCGGAAGCCCATatataaatcaaccaacaaagGAGAAGAAAGCCTTGTCATATGG gCTACCCCTCGTTTACAGGATAGAAGGCGAGTAATTATGGAGTTGGCTGATCCATGTTTGAATGGGAATTtcccggaagaagagatgcagaTAATGGCCTACCTAGCAAAGGAGTGCTTACTATTGGATCCCGATGATCGGCCAACCATGAGTGAGGTTGTTCAAATTCTCTCAACTATGGCACCACAGAAATCTAGAAGGAGAAACATTCCTTTATATTTTTACCAG AGGTCATCCCCACAAGGGATAAGAAGTGGTTCACACATTCAGAGACCTAACAACCAAGTGGAGAAGAAGCCAGTCCCATCCAGTAAACGGTCTTCCCAATGCTCACTACAATTGTCAGCAGGTCCTATTGATGTTGAGGAAGCAAGGCTAGCCCCATTAACTAAAGAGTCAACTTCGTGTTACCTGCCAGTAGATGTTGACGGTATTCTGCGTAGTGAAAACAGCAGTAAGGAAGCAGATTCCATTTCGGCCAACTATATTCAGAGCCTGATACTCTTGAGTGCCAGTGTTAGGAGTTGCCGTGCCTCGGATGATGAGATGGTCGACTTAACTGAACCACGGTTCGAATCATTCTGTATGTCCAATATCAAGACCACTTGA
- the LOC122294362 gene encoding receptor-like serine/threonine-protein kinase NCRK isoform X2, whose translation MKLHTAVAIAYLSSLIWIQQIHCDELSDTSGINKWICKCSYTYQGNHSYAVKSNCSTSCDCIPDSGGNGSTWTCTCTAKGFPKLASENLDTNCFTACQCTYGSLSMARVSKKHISSKVVVIILLLCVILTTFAFLASALCYIYRRDKRPIQAPMVSSDKETSCNSATNLLSLRTSSALESETTIDFSISTFTGCFQNPSSLFRNRRWNIHGTIIQFSYSQLESATKNFSNSNLIGVGGSSYVYHGQLRNGRTVAIKRLKTWGEPDAESLFLTEIELLSRLHHCHVVPLLGYCSESFGKTTERLLVFEYMPNGNLRECLDGNSGRDIDWATRVAIAIGAARGLEYLHEAAAPRVLHSDVKSTNILLDDTWRAKATPRLQDRRRVIMELADPCLNGNFPEEEMQIMAYLAKECLLLDPDDRPTMSEVVQILSTMAPQKSRRRNIPLYFYQRSSPQGIRSGSHIQRPNNQVEKKPVPSSKRSSQCSLQLSAGPIDVEEARLAPLTKESTSCYLPVDVDGILRSENSSKEADSISANYIQSLILLSASVRSCRASDDEMVDLTEPRFESFCMSNIKTT comes from the exons ATGAAGCTTCACACAGCAGTTGCCATTGCTTATCTCAGCAGCTTGATTTGGATTCAACAGATTCATTGTG ATGAACTTTCTGATACTTCTGGCATAAACAAATGGATATGTAAATGTTCTTATACATATCAAGGAAATCATAGTTATGCTGTTAAATCCAACTGTTCTACATCATGTGATTGCATTCCAG ATTCTGGAGGAAATGGGAGCACATGGACGTGTACATGTACTGCCAAAGGGTTCCCTAAGTTAGCTTCTGAAAATCTTGATACCAACTGTTTTACAGCCTGCCAATGCACTTATG GATCTCTCAGCATGGCGCGTGTCTCAAAAAAGCACATTTCAAGCAAAGTTGTTGTTATTATTCTGTTACTGTGTGTTATTCTCACAACTTTTGCATTTCTGGCCTCTGCCTTGTGCTACATCTATCGAAGGGACAAGCGCCCTATTCAAGCACCAATGGTCTCATCTGATAAAGAAACAAGTTGTAATAGTGCTACCAACTTATTAAGTCTTAGGACTTCTTCAGCACTGGAAAGTGAAACTACTATAGATTTCTCCATAAGTACTTTCACAG GATGCTTTCAGAACCCTTCTTCATTATTTAGAAACAGAAGATGGAATATACATGGAACTATCATCCAATTTTCATATTCTCAGTTGGAAAGCGCAACCAAAAATTTCTCAAACTCTAATCTTATTGGAGTTGGAGGAAGCAGCTATGTTTATCATGGTCAGCTCAGAAATGGCAGAACTGTGGCAATTAAGCGACTAAAAACTTGGGGAGAACCAGATGCAGAATCTCTATTTTTAACAGAG ATTGAACTACTATCCAGACTTCACCATTGTCATGTGGTGCCTTTGCTTGGCTACTGTTCAGAATCCTTTGGAAAAACTACTGAGAGGCTGCTGGTATTTGAGTACATGCCTAATGGTAATTTGAGAGAATGTTTGGATGGGAACTCGGGGAGAGACATAGATTGGGCTACTCGAGTTGCAATTGCAATTGGAGCTGCAAGAGGCTTGGAATATCTTCATGAAGCAGCCGCTCCAAGGGTTCTGCATAGTGATGTCAAATCAACAAACATTCTCCTGGATGATACTTGGAGAGCAAAA gCTACCCCTCGTTTACAGGATAGAAGGCGAGTAATTATGGAGTTGGCTGATCCATGTTTGAATGGGAATTtcccggaagaagagatgcagaTAATGGCCTACCTAGCAAAGGAGTGCTTACTATTGGATCCCGATGATCGGCCAACCATGAGTGAGGTTGTTCAAATTCTCTCAACTATGGCACCACAGAAATCTAGAAGGAGAAACATTCCTTTATATTTTTACCAG AGGTCATCCCCACAAGGGATAAGAAGTGGTTCACACATTCAGAGACCTAACAACCAAGTGGAGAAGAAGCCAGTCCCATCCAGTAAACGGTCTTCCCAATGCTCACTACAATTGTCAGCAGGTCCTATTGATGTTGAGGAAGCAAGGCTAGCCCCATTAACTAAAGAGTCAACTTCGTGTTACCTGCCAGTAGATGTTGACGGTATTCTGCGTAGTGAAAACAGCAGTAAGGAAGCAGATTCCATTTCGGCCAACTATATTCAGAGCCTGATACTCTTGAGTGCCAGTGTTAGGAGTTGCCGTGCCTCGGATGATGAGATGGTCGACTTAACTGAACCACGGTTCGAATCATTCTGTATGTCCAATATCAAGACCACTTGA
- the LOC122294362 gene encoding receptor-like serine/threonine-protein kinase NCRK isoform X3, whose protein sequence is MKLHTAVAIAYLSSLIWIQQIHCDELSDTSGINKWICKCSYTYQGNHSYAVKSNCSTSCDCIPDSGGNGSTWTCTCTAKGFPKLASENLDTNCFTACQCTYGSLSMARVSKKHISSKVVVIILLLCVILTTFAFLASALCYIYRRDKRPIQAPMVSSDKETSCNSATNLLSLRTSSALESETTIDFSISTFTGCFQNPSSLFRNRRWNIHGTIIQFSYSQLESATKNFSNSNLIGVGGSSYVYHGQLRNGRTVAIKRLKTWGEPDAESLFLTEIELLSRLHHCHVVPLLGYCSESFGKTTERLLVFEYMPNGNLRECLDGNSGRDIDWATRVAIAIGAARGLEYLHEAAAPRVLHSDVKSTNILLDDTWRAKITDLGMAKCLRADGLPSSSNSQEKMLGTFGYFAPEYAIIGKASLKSDVFSFGVVLLELISGRKPIYKSTNKGEESLVIWATPRLQDRRRVIMELADPCLNGNFPEEEMQIMAYLAKECLLLDPDDRPTMSEVVQILSTMAPQKSRRRNIPLYFYQGLH, encoded by the exons ATGAAGCTTCACACAGCAGTTGCCATTGCTTATCTCAGCAGCTTGATTTGGATTCAACAGATTCATTGTG ATGAACTTTCTGATACTTCTGGCATAAACAAATGGATATGTAAATGTTCTTATACATATCAAGGAAATCATAGTTATGCTGTTAAATCCAACTGTTCTACATCATGTGATTGCATTCCAG ATTCTGGAGGAAATGGGAGCACATGGACGTGTACATGTACTGCCAAAGGGTTCCCTAAGTTAGCTTCTGAAAATCTTGATACCAACTGTTTTACAGCCTGCCAATGCACTTATG GATCTCTCAGCATGGCGCGTGTCTCAAAAAAGCACATTTCAAGCAAAGTTGTTGTTATTATTCTGTTACTGTGTGTTATTCTCACAACTTTTGCATTTCTGGCCTCTGCCTTGTGCTACATCTATCGAAGGGACAAGCGCCCTATTCAAGCACCAATGGTCTCATCTGATAAAGAAACAAGTTGTAATAGTGCTACCAACTTATTAAGTCTTAGGACTTCTTCAGCACTGGAAAGTGAAACTACTATAGATTTCTCCATAAGTACTTTCACAG GATGCTTTCAGAACCCTTCTTCATTATTTAGAAACAGAAGATGGAATATACATGGAACTATCATCCAATTTTCATATTCTCAGTTGGAAAGCGCAACCAAAAATTTCTCAAACTCTAATCTTATTGGAGTTGGAGGAAGCAGCTATGTTTATCATGGTCAGCTCAGAAATGGCAGAACTGTGGCAATTAAGCGACTAAAAACTTGGGGAGAACCAGATGCAGAATCTCTATTTTTAACAGAG ATTGAACTACTATCCAGACTTCACCATTGTCATGTGGTGCCTTTGCTTGGCTACTGTTCAGAATCCTTTGGAAAAACTACTGAGAGGCTGCTGGTATTTGAGTACATGCCTAATGGTAATTTGAGAGAATGTTTGGATGGGAACTCGGGGAGAGACATAGATTGGGCTACTCGAGTTGCAATTGCAATTGGAGCTGCAAGAGGCTTGGAATATCTTCATGAAGCAGCCGCTCCAAGGGTTCTGCATAGTGATGTCAAATCAACAAACATTCTCCTGGATGATACTTGGAGAGCAAAA ATAACTGATCTTGGTATGGCTAAATGCTTAAGAGCTGATGGTCTCCCCAGCAGTTCCAATTCTCAAGAAAAAATGCTAGGGACTTTTGGCTATTTTGCACCAGAGTATGCTATTATAGGAAAAGCCTCACTCAAATCAGATGTTTTCAGTTTTGGGGTAGTTCTTCTTGAGCTTATTAGTGGTCGGAAGCCCATatataaatcaaccaacaaagGAGAAGAAAGCCTTGTCATATGG gCTACCCCTCGTTTACAGGATAGAAGGCGAGTAATTATGGAGTTGGCTGATCCATGTTTGAATGGGAATTtcccggaagaagagatgcagaTAATGGCCTACCTAGCAAAGGAGTGCTTACTATTGGATCCCGATGATCGGCCAACCATGAGTGAGGTTGTTCAAATTCTCTCAACTATGGCACCACAGAAATCTAGAAGGAGAAACATTCCTTTATATTTTTACCAG GGTTTACACTGA